The Procambarus clarkii isolate CNS0578487 chromosome 66, FALCON_Pclarkii_2.0, whole genome shotgun sequence genome has a window encoding:
- the LOC138355252 gene encoding uncharacterized protein, producing the protein MELPNSLYTVFTVTLVRKPCELITSLYLADNVRRSTLYVCPPARPQTYVRSPARPQTYVCTPTDVCPLARTPTDVCPHAHRRMSARPQTYVRTPTDVCPPARTPTDVCPPARPQTYARPHAHRRMPARTPTDVCPPARPQTYARPHAHRRMPARPHAHRRMSVRPPARPQTHVCPPARTPTDACPSARTPTDACPSARTPTDACPSARTPTDACPSARTPTDACPSARTPTDACPSARTPTDACPSARTPTDACPSARTLTDACPSARTPTDACPYWRNFRDVTRQVQ; encoded by the coding sequence ATGGAACTACCCAACTCTCTCTATACAGTTTTCACTGTAACTCTGGTAAGGAAACCATGCGAACTGATTACGTCATTGTATCTAGCTGACAATGTTCGAAGGTCGACCCTATATGTATGCCCGCCTGCACGCCCACAGACGTATGTCCGCTCGCCCGCACGCCCACAGACGTATGTCTGCACGCCCACAGACGTATGTCCGCTCGCCCGCACGCCCACAGACGTATGTCCGCACGCCCACAGACGTATGTCCGCACGCCCACAGACGTATGTCCGCACGCCCACAGACGTATGTCCGCCCGCCCGCACGCCCACAGACGTATGCCCGCCCGCACGCCCACAGACGTATGCCCGCCCTCACGCCCATAGACGTATGCCCGCCCGCACGCCCACAGACGTATGCCCGCCCGCACGCCCACAGACGTATGCCCGCCCGCACGCCCACAGACGTATGCCCGCCCGCCCGCACGCCCACAGACGCATGTCTGTCCGCCCGCCCGCACGCCCACAGACGCATGTCTGTCCGCCCGCCCGCACGCCCACTGACGCATGTCCGTCCGCCCGCACGCCCACAGACGCATGTCCGTCCGCCCGCACGCCCACAGACGCATGTCCGTCCGCCCGCACGCCCACAGACGCATGTCCGTCCGCCCGCACGCCCACAGACGCATGTCCGTCCGCCCGCACGCCCACAGACGCATGTCCGTCCGCCCGCACGCCCACAGACGCATGTCCGTCCGCCCGCACGCCCACAGACGCGTGTCCGTCCGCCCGCACGCTCACAGACGCATGTCCGTCCGCCCGCACGCCCACAGACGCATGTCCGTACTGGCGAAATTTCCGAGATGTCACCAGACAAGTCCAATAA